One genomic segment of Belonocnema kinseyi isolate 2016_QV_RU_SX_M_011 chromosome 2, B_treatae_v1, whole genome shotgun sequence includes these proteins:
- the LOC117168144 gene encoding uncharacterized protein LOC117168144, with amino-acid sequence MAQPGFFRNFGNLTTEGHKFESTNPRLTQATNSINSFDSISQDKFQCTYFRSRSSKTTEMKSSVPWLGNTAASDISDPYSDSDSEADNRRNVARWLESLPTNEDWYDIEDDLPNRQGDFEKGTHSDLETPSKNTKKEEFDVLQPSASFKNDTPSSSMDQKSTKKKVTRSKGSKHKISPGKIKSGKLKVHFKEIPTEIRSANSKYHKLSVGRDGQLCNRFESLEETKNTDSKDLSTSDEGNEEKAKLRKFPYNLRSLDSRKVGEMIESRMSDSDEKTSRCQRSCSIRNQEYQKKMSGVDLANGGARRHQVEDLKPSRKLKSPFTKQASSSKTPGLFAGTPCTSSYKLNELEEAKENVQQVDRGRGNQNYIDRTGIVKSKLARNKKLLKTVKDLVNVIDSNADPVYKILKKERRTLKNPSKNIPPLINSKLEEKLDKSMEVALKKYKRTHGTWEATVKKQSIDHLEEPPRKKKKRPVF; translated from the exons ATGGCGCAACCaggcttctttcgaaattttggaaatcttacaaCCGAAGGACACAAATTCGAGTCGACGAATCCTAGATTGACTCAAGCAACAAACAGCATCAATTCTTTCGATTCGATTTCCCAAGATAAATTTCAGTGCACCTACTTCCGGTCTCGTTCTTCAAAAACAACA gaAATGAAAAGTTCCGTCCCGTGGCTGGGTAACACCGCAGCCTCCGATATTTCGGATCCCTACAGCGATTCTGACAGTGAAGCAGACAACAGAAGAAATGTAGCACGTTGGTTAGAATCTCTTCCAACTAATGAAGACTGGTATGATATAGAAGACGATTTACCAAACCGTCAGGGCGATTTCGAAAAAGGAACACATTCTGACCTCGAAACCCCTTCAAAAAAcaccaagaaagaagaatttgatGTGCTACAACCATCTGCCAGTTTCAAAAATGACACACCATCCAGTTCTATGGACCAAAAAAGCacaaagaaaaaagttacaaGAAGCAAAGGTTCCAAGCACAAGATTTCCCCCGGAAAAATTAAATCTGGAAAATTGAAGgtccattttaaagaaattccgaCTGAAATTCGTTCTGCAAATTCCAAGTATCACAAATTATCAGTGGGTCGGGATGGTCAGTTGTGCAATAGGTTTGAAAGCTTAGAGGAAACTAAGAATACTGATAGTAAAGATCTTTCGACTAGTGATGAAGGTAACGAAGAAAAGGCTAAACTTAGGAAATTTCCATATAATCTGAGGAGTTTAGATTCCAGAAAAGTTGGTGAAATGATTGAGTCAAGAATGAGTGATTCTGATGAAAAAACGAGTAGATGTCAAAGATCTTGTTCCATCAGGAATCAGGAATATCAAAAGAAAATGAGTGGAGTTGATTTAGCAAATGGTGGAGCAAGAAGACATCAAGTGGAGGATTTGAAACCATCAAGAAAACTGAAGTCGCCTTTTACTAAGCAAGCTTCAAGTAGTAAAACACCTGGCTTGTTTGCAG GGACACCTTGCACCTCCtcatacaaattaaatgaattggaGGAAGCGAAAGAAAATGTGCAACAAGTGGATAGAGGAAGAGGAAATCAAAACTATATTGACAGAACAGGAATTGTTAAATCGAAACTAGcaagaaataaaaagttattaaagaCAGTCAAAGACCTGGTGAATGTTATCGATAGCAATGCAGATCCGGtttataagatattaaaaaaagaaaggagAACTTTAAAGAATCCATCTAAAAATATACCACCACTTATAAATTCCAAGTTGGAGGAAAAGTTGGACAAGTCGATGGAAGTAGCTTTGAAAAAGTACAAACGAACGCACGGAACTTGGGAAGCAACTGTGAAAAAACAAAGTATTGATCACTTGGAAGAACCACctagaaagaagaagaaaaggcccgtgttttga
- the LOC117182969 gene encoding uncharacterized protein LOC117182969 — MPKVDAPIICEGKLTFSDSVKYLGVILDSRLSWAKNVETQCRKFVMTFWMCRRAFGLRLLHAAVVWWPQAELKTMLDRLRRWQTLAFRGLTGAMRTIPTAAIGFMLCEEPLHLAITAKAAHAMGCLCEEEGSGSPAWETCYCLSGGGSCRSSKCRDVLEENAAARQITICSDSKATLTAVGNPDITSELVWECKKALNRVAEKNEVALIWVPGHTGIKGNEKADQLARSGATGWGRRQAKSLLGYTCRMDRAREILGLPKKDVRTVIQMLTGHNHLNYHMQKMGYNSTTECRRCGRDDETSLHEIYKCPALARLRHQTLGSYFMEPEEATMLSVSDLLGFFKRSGVNY, encoded by the exons ATGCCGAAGGTTGACGCTCCTATTATCTGTGAAGGGAAGCTGACGTTCTCAGACTCGGTTAAGTATCTGGGAGTCATATTAGATAGCAGACTGAGCTGGGCAAAGAACGTGGAGACCCAATGCAGAAAATTCGTCATGACTTTCTGGATGTGTAGGAGAGCTTTTGGGTTGAGGCTCCTTCATGCGGCTGTGGTCTGGTGGCCACAGGCAGAACTCAAAACGATGCTGGACAGGCTGCGACGATGGCAAACGCTAGCGTTTAGGGGTCTAACAGGAGCAATGAGGACTATTCCTACAGCAGCAATAGGCTTCATGCTCTGCGAAGAACCTCTTCACCTTGCGATAACTGCAAAAGCGGCACACGCGATGGGCTGCCTG TGCGAGGAGGAGGGAAGTGGTAGTCCCGCTTGGGAGACGTGCTACTGTCTTTCAGGCGGAGGTTCTTGCCGTTCTTCGAAGTGCAGAGATGTATTAGAGGAAAACGCGGCTGCAAGACAGATTACTATCTGTTCAGACAGCAAAGCGACACTAACTGCAGTGGGAAACCCAGATATAACATCTGAACTGGTTTGGGAATGCAAAAAGGCATTAAACCGAGTTGCAGAAAAGAATGAAGTGGCTCTCATATGGGTCCCTGGTCATACAGGGATCAAGGGCAACGAGAAAGCGGACCAGCTGGCAAGAAGCGGTGCGACAG GCTGGGGTCGCCGACAGGCGAAGTCTCTCCTGGGCTATACGTGCAGAATGGACAGAGCCAGGGAAATCTTGGGCTTGCCAAAGAAAGACGTAAGGACAGTGATTCAGATGCTCACTGGGCACAACCACTTAAACTATCATATGCAAAAAATGGGGTATAACTCCACTACTGAGTGCAGGAGATGTGGCAGGGATGATGAAACATCCTTGCACGAAATATACAAGTGCCCAGCGTTGGCAAGGCTCAGGCATCAAACCCTTGGGTCCTATTTTATGGAACCTGAGGAAGCTACAATGTTATCGGTGTCTGACTTGCTGGGCTTCTTTAAGAGGTCTGGGGTAAACTACTGA